ACTCTGGAGAGAAAGGCGGAGATCATCGCGTGGGACTCCTCGACGGCTGCGGGGGAGCGGTCCGGCTGCGGCGGGATTGCGGCCTGGGCCGTGGCGTGTATCCCGTGCAGGGATACCGCATCGAGCAGCAGCGAGGCGTCCACTCCGGGGCCGACGGGGAAGGGGAGCGAGCGCAGCAGCGGGCGGCGGGCGGCTACGAAGTGTGACAGGGGCTCGGTGAACCCGGCTAGCTCGGGGTGGTGGAGGTTGATCATGGGCACTCCCACCAGCCTGGATAGCTCGGAGCCGGCACCCGGCGAATACCCCTTGACCATGTGCAGGCTGCGGCGTTCGAGCAGTGGGGCGAGCAGAGCCGGGACCGCTGCCAGAGACCCTGGATGCGGGTCCGGCAGCAGGACGACGAGTTCCCCGTCCGCTTCAGATAGTCCCCGCCACAGCGCGTCGCCCCTGCCCATTACCAGGCCCAACTCCTCCGTTAGAGGCGCGCCGCCGCCTCGTACCGGGACCGGTATCAGGGTTGGCTCCGCGTCTGTGAACTCCGTGAGCCCTGTCAGAACCCTCAGATCCTGCATTTCCAGGGGACCGGGGGTCTCATCGTGCGTGGGCGCTATTATGCTGACCGTGACGCGCCCGCCGGTCACCAGGTTCTCCGGTGGCTCGGGGTAGGTATTGTTCTTTAGCCAGGAGGCCAGGGAGAGGTCCCGTGCGAGCCCCCGGCTCGCACGCCCGACGAGCCGGGGCGAGGTCGAGACCCGCACGTCTAGCGGGCGCTGTATCGGTACGTTGCAACGCTCCAGTGCGCTCTCCAGTTGCTCGTCTTCCAGGGCGGCCCGGGGCTCCAGGCCGCCGACCTCCTGGTACGCCTCGGCGGTCAGGGACATCGAGGCGCCCGAGAACTGCCAGTGTTCTGCCCGGGAGTCGGAGCCTGGATCGTCCCGCCGCCCGAGGATATCCTGATGACGTGCCTCGCCCCGGCGCTCGCGCCAGGATCGTACCTCGTCTGATAGTCCGTCTTCGTCCAAGAGCTCTATCCGGCCCCCGATCGCCCTCGCTCCTCTTTCCGCGGCCCGGAGCTGCCGGCAGACCCAGTCCGGGGCGACGACAGTATCTGCGTCGGTGGAGGCTATGAGAGCGTCCGGGAGCCCGAGGGAGATCAGCCGCCCACAGGCCGCTTCCATGCCCGCCCGCCGAGCGTGGCCCGCCCCGAGACCGGGACCTTCAAGCAGGGCAAGCCTTAACTCCGGGTAACCGGAGGCCGCCTCCAGAGCCCGGTCCGCGGTGGCGTCTGAGCAGCCGTCTAGCACCAGGATCACCTCGTACTCCTCGGGCTTTACCCCACTCTGCACGGCCAGCGAGCGTATGCAGCGCCCGATGAGATCCTCTTCATCTTTTGCCGGTACCACGACCGAGACCTTGAGGCTCGGCTCGGGAGGCCCGAGAGGTGGAAGCTCTACGCCGCTCATACGGGCATGGGCGCCCCGGACTCCACCAGCTGCCGGCCCTCTTCGTAGTCCTTATCGAAGTTATGTGTCAACACACCCACACAAATATCTTCGCGTCCGTACCACACGGTAAAGGACTCCTCCGAGCCGTCGTGGGGGACGAACTTCGCCTCGTCCGAGCCGTCCCCCCAAGCGGTGTACTTGATCGTGCGTCCCCCGATGGTGGACCAGAAGCCGGGGGCGGTGTCCCACCGCGCCTCGCCGCCGGCCATGACCGTGCCCGCCACACTGCCCATGCTCAGCGCCTCCCCCCAGTGCTCGACGTGCAGCCTGCGGCCTGCGGAGGGGTTGTATGCGTAGGAGATATCGCCGACGGCGTACACGCCGGGCGCCTCCGTGCGCATCGCGGCGTCGGCCAGGATGCCGCCGGGTTCGACGGTAAGGCCGGCGTTCTGGGCTATCTCCAGCCGGGGCCTCGCGCCCGTCCCGAGCAAGACCGCGCCAGACGCGAGCGGCTCGCCGCCGCCAAGCGCGACCTCGAAGCCCTTTTCGGAGCGGCTTATCTTCTCGACCTCCGCACCGAGCCGGAGCCGGACGCCGTATTCTTCCAGCCAGTGCCGGATGCGCCCGCCGGCCTCCTCGCCGAGCAGGGCCCCCTGCGGCAGCTCGTCCAGGCTGACCACCGTGACCTCGGCGCCGCGCATCGCCAGGGAGGCGGCGGCCTCGCAGCCGATAAAGCCGGAGCCCACGACGATTACGCTGTTACCATTTGCGGCCAGCCAGGAGAGGCTGGTGGAGTCCTCGACGGTGCGCATGGTGAGGACCTCCGGGTCCTCCGCGCCGGGGATGGGTGGCCGGATCGGCTCGGAGCCGGTGGCCAGCACGCAGGCGTCGTAGGGGATCTCGTCCCCGCCCTCCACACCCACGACGCCGCGCCCGGCATCCAGGTAGGAGGCCGGAGTCGCCGGCCTGAGCTCCACGCCGTTCTCCTGGAACCAGGTCGCGGGCTGCATCGGGAGCTCGTCTCTCTCCAGCTCGCCACGCAGGTACTCTTTCGTCAGCGGCGGCCGCCGGTAGGGCGGGTGTTGCTCCCCGGCCAGGAGGGTCACGTGCCCGGTGCCGCCGGTGTCCCGGTAGGCTCTAGCCGCCGATATACCGCCCGGGCCGCCGCCTACGATCACCACGCGCTCTTGCTGGTTCTGACGGGCTTGCTGGGTCATTCGGTGTCTCCGTTCCGGTCGTCCTCGTACAGCTCTAGCCGGTAGTCCGGCGTCGCCCGCTGGATCCGCGGGGAGAGCATGGTGCTGGCCCGGATAGCCTCGTGTACCTCGTCGCCCCCTAGCGGGTACGTCCGCGTCTGGTGCCGCCAGTGGACGGCGAGCAGCGTGCCGCCGGGGGCGAGCGCCGATTCTAGACCACGCAGCGCGGCGAGCATCGTCTCCCGGTCGAAGTAGTAGAGGACCTCTGAGGCCACGATCAGGTCAAACGGGCCTTCCGGCGTCTCCTCGGGCATCGTGCGACGCTCGACCCGGACGTTCGGTACGGAGGCTAGCCGCTCGCGGGCCAGGGCAACGGCCTTCTCCGAGGCGTCCACGGCGAGCAGGCTGTCGCAGTACGGGACCAGCATCGCGGTGAACACCCCGATGGAGCACCCGATCTCCAGCGCCCGCCCGAAGTGCCGACCACCGAGCGCGGACAGGGTATCCTCGTACTTCTTCCGCTCGTAGTCACTGGTAGAGAAGTTCCACGGGTCGTCGGAGGCTCTGTACAGTCCCTCGAAGTATTCGCGATCCAGCCGTCCGGCGCGGCTCACCGCTCGTCCGCTCCCCTGGAGTCCAGGATCGCCTCCCGGCCGGCGCGGGCGAGGGCCGGTTCGAGGCGATGCTGGAGCAGAAACAGCTCTAGGTCGCGCCGGGCGCGGTCCAGCGGGCCGGAGACGGCGAACGGGCGCGAGCCGCAGGCCCGGGCCGCCTCGTCGAGCATCCTGCGGCACGAGTCGGCGATCGTCGAGCGGAGCCGGATCGAGAGCCCGGCGAACGACGCCTCCGCGTCCGCGTCGGCGACGGTGGCGGCGTGCTCGATCCAGCGGTCCATCGTGCCCCGCTCGGCCAGCATCCTGCCGGCGGCGAGCGAGACTATGTCGTCGGGATCTCCGCCCGTCTTCTCCGCCAGCGTCGCCAGGGCCGAGTCCACGGCGCGGTCGGCGATGCCCGCCCAGGAGACGGCGGTTCGGACCGCGTCGCGGCCAAAATATGGGTCGCGGGAGATCTCACCCGGACCACCGAGCACGGCGAGCACCGGAGCGTCCCGGAAAACGACTCGGTGGCTCTCCGAGGAGCGCATGCCCGCGCTCCTGTACCAGCCCCGGTCTATCTCGTGGCGTTCGGGCGCTCCCGAGAGGTCCACGTACGCCAGATACGGTGGTCCTGGCGGAGAGCCCTCCGGCCCTCGGGCCAGCACCAGGGCCCGGTCCACGCCGCCCGCGCCGGAGCAGAAGGTCTTGACGCCGTGCAGGGTAGTCTTATCTCCGGCCCCGGCTAGCCGCGCGGGCTCGCCCTCGCCGGGGACCGGGTCCGCGCCCCAGAGCCCGAGCAGTAGCCCACCGCCGGCGACCCTCTCCAATTCCAGGCTGCGTAGCGGCTCGGGGGCCGCGATGGAGAGCCGCTCGACGGCGTTGAGGTGGCCGTCGTAGATCCGTCCGACGGAGCCGTCGGCATCGGCTACCGCTCTGAGCGCGGACCACTCCTTCCTGAACGTTGCCCGGCGTCCGGGGCCCGATACCGGCTCCGGTACGGGCAGGGCGAGCGCCCCCGCCCGTGCGAGCAACTCGAAAGGGAGGTGGGGGAAAGCCGGGGATTCGTCACGCCCGGCCGCGCCGCGCCGTATTTCGGCGAGGGCGTCGTCCAGGACGGCGTGATCCAGACCCGGAAGCGGGGTGCTCTCATCCAGCCTACTGGTCTCGCGGGTATCGCCGGTCGTAGATCTCATTTCCCCTCCAGAGAGTCCGCGCCGCCGGTCACGTCGGTCACGTGGGGTATGGGGGACATGGGCCGTGGCTCGCAGCCGAGCTCGCGGATACGCCGGGACAGCTTCCCGACCAGCGCGACGGTCTGCTCGCAGCCCTTACGACGGGCTCCGGGGCCGAGGCCGTCGTGCATCAGCACCACGGAGCCGGGACCGATATCGTCGCCGATGCCGTCCAGCATCTCGCCTGCGGCGTCTCCGCGCCAGTCGTGGGTGTCCTCGGTCCAGAAGGCCAGGCCGAGACCCATATCGGCGGCCACCTCCTGCGTCCACGGGGCACAGACGCCCCACGGCGGACGCCAGAGCGTGGGGCTCGCGCAGGCCTCCGCGAGGTCTCGCAGCCCGGCGCGGGCATCTTGCTCGACCTCGTCCCTGGTCATCTCTGTGTGGCGTACGTGCCGGCTACAGTGAAGCTCCACCCGGTGCCCGTTCCCGAGAGCAGAGCGGATCAAACCCGGATAACGTCGGGCCAGCGGCGCCACGGCGAAGAACGTGGCCCTGGCCTCCGCCTCTTCCAGCGCCCGCAGCACGAGCGGGGTCCAGATCGGGTCTGGCCCATCGTCGAAGGTCATCGCCACCCCGGGAGCCGCCTCTCGGGGCTCCTCCACGCTACTGCTCTGACGTGGCGGCTCTAGTACGGTCTCCGGTATGATCCTGTTTGTGGCGGGGCCTGACAATGCCGCCAGATACTAGCATAACCTCCTAACTTAGCCCCCGGCTACCGGATAGGCTCCAATCACGCGGCTCTTGGTGTAGCCCGACGCGCCCACCCACGGAGCGGAGGCCGACGTCTCCTATGCGGTGGTACGTGTGGTTCACGAAGCGGTCTACGCGGCGAGCCCCGTCTACGGCTGGTGAGAGGCGGCTACGTCTGACAACTCCGTGCCTCCCTGCCGGAACCCCACGTCGTCTCGTGCTCCGTAGGGGACCGGCCGGGTACCGGACCGGGAGCGTGGGCTTATAGAGGCGGACGTGGAGCCAGCAAACGCCTCAAGGCTCGCGTCCGCCAAACCTCCTATGGGGGCCGGACTCTACACTCCCGGCGCCTTGTCCTTGGCGGGAGATACCTCCGTGGCGACGGCCGAGCGGAACTGCGCTACTATCTCCTCCCAGGCCACCTTACCCTGCCGGTCACTGGCCTGGGTCGCCTTCCACAACGTGCCGGACTCCGGTACGAAGTCGTCGGGGACGGGGAGCACGTCGTACCAGGGGTGGCGCTCGGAGGCGTCGTCCACCGCCCGGTCGAAAATGACGAGCTCGGGCCGGAGGTGGAGCATGAGCGAGGTCTCCATGCCGGCGGCGTGCTCCACGTCCCAGCCCGCGAAGCCGCTCGGGAAGAGCACGTCGAGGGTTTCCTGGGATAGCTCGGCGAAGGGATGCTCTGCGAGGACTATGCGGGCACCACTATCGGGGTGACGCTCCAGCGCCAGGTAGGCCGCCTCGTAGATGAAGTTCTGGTTCTCGAAGTGCCAGTTGACCAGCGCCAGGCGCTTGAAGCCCTGATCCACCAGCGCCCCGACCACGTCCTCCACCAGTGACATCAGCGTCCGGGCGTTTAGAGACGTGGTGCCGACGAACCCCTGGCCGCCGCCGCTCAACGGACGCGAGCGGTAGCCGTACTCGATGGGCGGTGCGACGAGGAAATCCAGCTCGTCGGCGACCGCGTACGATAGCTCGGTGGCGAGGATGGTGTCCGTCGCCAGTGGCAGGTGGTAGCCGTGCTGCTCGGTCGC
Above is a genomic segment from Rubrobacter aplysinae containing:
- a CDS encoding glycosyltransferase family 2 protein; the encoded protein is MSGVELPPLGPPEPSLKVSVVVPAKDEEDLIGRCIRSLAVQSGVKPEEYEVILVLDGCSDATADRALEAASGYPELRLALLEGPGLGAGHARRAGMEAACGRLISLGLPDALIASTDADTVVAPDWVCRQLRAAERGARAIGGRIELLDEDGLSDEVRSWRERRGEARHQDILGRRDDPGSDSRAEHWQFSGASMSLTAEAYQEVGGLEPRAALEDEQLESALERCNVPIQRPLDVRVSTSPRLVGRASRGLARDLSLASWLKNNTYPEPPENLVTGGRVTVSIIAPTHDETPGPLEMQDLRVLTGLTEFTDAEPTLIPVPVRGGGAPLTEELGLVMGRGDALWRGLSEADGELVVLLPDPHPGSLAAVPALLAPLLERRSLHMVKGYSPGAGSELSRLVGVPMINLHHPELAGFTEPLSHFVAARRPLLRSLPFPVGPGVDASLLLDAVSLHGIHATAQAAIPPQPDRSPAAVEESHAMISAFLSRVPGHTIPSPAPLIVPGVGTEGPEGFDVVRVQTAERPPMGNSDGSGRSERIKTYQSPDTAGSWV
- a CDS encoding NAD(P)/FAD-dependent oxidoreductase, translated to MTQQARQNQQERVVIVGGGPGGISAARAYRDTGGTGHVTLLAGEQHPPYRRPPLTKEYLRGELERDELPMQPATWFQENGVELRPATPASYLDAGRGVVGVEGGDEIPYDACVLATGSEPIRPPIPGAEDPEVLTMRTVEDSTSLSWLAANGNSVIVVGSGFIGCEAAASLAMRGAEVTVVSLDELPQGALLGEEAGGRIRHWLEEYGVRLRLGAEVEKISRSEKGFEVALGGGEPLASGAVLLGTGARPRLEIAQNAGLTVEPGGILADAAMRTEAPGVYAVGDISYAYNPSAGRRLHVEHWGEALSMGSVAGTVMAGGEARWDTAPGFWSTIGGRTIKYTAWGDGSDEAKFVPHDGSEESFTVWYGREDICVGVLTHNFDKDYEEGRQLVESGAPMPV
- a CDS encoding SAM-dependent methyltransferase, which gives rise to MSRAGRLDREYFEGLYRASDDPWNFSTSDYERKKYEDTLSALGGRHFGRALEIGCSIGVFTAMLVPYCDSLLAVDASEKAVALARERLASVPNVRVERRTMPEETPEGPFDLIVASEVLYYFDRETMLAALRGLESALAPGGTLLAVHWRHQTRTYPLGGDEVHEAIRASTMLSPRIQRATPDYRLELYEDDRNGDTE
- a CDS encoding acyl-CoA dehydrogenase family protein; protein product: MRSTTGDTRETSRLDESTPLPGLDHAVLDDALAEIRRGAAGRDESPAFPHLPFELLARAGALALPVPEPVSGPGRRATFRKEWSALRAVADADGSVGRIYDGHLNAVERLSIAAPEPLRSLELERVAGGGLLLGLWGADPVPGEGEPARLAGAGDKTTLHGVKTFCSGAGGVDRALVLARGPEGSPPGPPYLAYVDLSGAPERHEIDRGWYRSAGMRSSESHRVVFRDAPVLAVLGGPGEISRDPYFGRDAVRTAVSWAGIADRAVDSALATLAEKTGGDPDDIVSLAAGRMLAERGTMDRWIEHAATVADADAEASFAGLSIRLRSTIADSCRRMLDEAARACGSRPFAVSGPLDRARRDLELFLLQHRLEPALARAGREAILDSRGADER
- a CDS encoding polysaccharide deacetylase family protein; protein product: MSGPATNRIIPETVLEPPRQSSSVEEPREAAPGVAMTFDDGPDPIWTPLVLRALEEAEARATFFAVAPLARRYPGLIRSALGNGHRVELHCSRHVRHTEMTRDEVEQDARAGLRDLAEACASPTLWRPPWGVCAPWTQEVAADMGLGLAFWTEDTHDWRGDAAGEMLDGIGDDIGPGSVVLMHDGLGPGARRKGCEQTVALVGKLSRRIRELGCEPRPMSPIPHVTDVTGGADSLEGK
- a CDS encoding creatininase; translated protein: MAQRTRTLSEMTWPEVEEAIGRDAGVFIPIGATEQHGYHLPLATDTILATELSYAVADELDFLVAPPIEYGYRSRPLSGGGQGFVGTTSLNARTLMSLVEDVVGALVDQGFKRLALVNWHFENQNFIYEAAYLALERHPDSGARIVLAEHPFAELSQETLDVLFPSGFAGWDVEHAAGMETSLMLHLRPELVIFDRAVDDASERHPWYDVLPVPDDFVPESGTLWKATQASDRQGKVAWEEIVAQFRSAVATEVSPAKDKAPGV